Proteins encoded in a region of the Schaalia hyovaginalis genome:
- a CDS encoding sensor histidine kinase — translation MTARTDHALLEAALDLTSTLDLKSALRSFVDQACRLTRAAYGALRVLDTWGATTLLIEHSEGPAGPTVPAEIIAMIPAKGHLRLDRGAAVEDSGLIADDDFIGVSVLVHEQVYGRLYLTGKPGGFTDSDVDVLTALAPAAGVAVENAHLYADARRTERWISASQSLTTTMLEGADEEEALELIARTVREVSRADTAIIVLPSVGDSWAAEIIDGYLADTLLGIVFPPEGRAMSVLHEGTGMIVDSMARAQTMRVPQLSAFGPALYAPLLSRGNTAGVLILLRRIGQPEFNGSELSLAESLASQAALALELASARHAEDLATLLDERDRIGRDLHDFAIQQLFATGMQLDAAKQEASRGDLNPETLNRTIDRALASIDEAVRQIRQIVHNLREPDQAVALVERIRREASLTRSLLGFAPSLLITLDGSPINEAEDSEGSKIEQIDARIDLDLGDDIVAVVREGLSNIARHAHATAAAVTVDVLGIGEAGSITITIADDGRGIDPDRTRNSGLANMKERARRHGGDFSLASGIGGLGAQISWSAPLG, via the coding sequence ATGACAGCCCGCACCGACCACGCCCTCCTCGAAGCCGCGCTCGACCTGACGAGCACGCTCGACCTCAAGTCCGCCCTGCGCAGCTTCGTCGATCAGGCCTGCCGTCTCACCCGCGCCGCCTACGGGGCGTTGAGAGTCCTCGACACATGGGGGGCGACGACCCTCCTCATCGAGCACAGTGAAGGCCCTGCCGGTCCCACGGTGCCCGCTGAGATCATCGCCATGATCCCCGCGAAGGGGCACCTGCGGCTCGACCGCGGTGCAGCAGTCGAGGACAGCGGGCTCATCGCCGACGACGACTTCATCGGCGTCTCCGTCCTCGTCCACGAACAGGTCTACGGCCGCCTCTACCTGACGGGCAAGCCCGGCGGCTTCACCGACTCCGATGTCGACGTCCTCACCGCCCTCGCCCCCGCCGCCGGCGTCGCCGTCGAGAACGCCCACCTCTATGCGGATGCGCGCCGCACGGAGCGCTGGATCTCCGCTTCGCAATCCCTCACGACCACGATGCTCGAGGGTGCGGACGAGGAGGAGGCCCTCGAACTCATCGCCCGCACCGTCCGCGAGGTCTCGCGCGCCGACACCGCCATCATCGTCCTGCCCTCCGTCGGGGACTCCTGGGCGGCGGAGATCATCGACGGCTACCTGGCCGATACGCTCCTCGGCATCGTCTTCCCTCCCGAGGGGCGCGCCATGTCGGTCCTCCACGAGGGCACCGGCATGATCGTCGACTCGATGGCCCGCGCCCAGACGATGCGCGTCCCCCAGCTCTCCGCATTCGGTCCCGCCCTCTACGCGCCGCTCCTGTCCCGGGGGAACACCGCGGGCGTCCTCATCCTCCTCCGGCGCATCGGGCAACCGGAATTCAACGGCTCCGAACTCTCCCTGGCCGAATCCCTCGCCTCCCAGGCGGCCCTCGCGCTCGAACTCGCCTCCGCGCGCCACGCCGAGGATCTCGCCACTCTGCTCGACGAACGCGACCGCATCGGCCGAGACCTGCACGACTTCGCGATCCAGCAGCTCTTCGCCACGGGAATGCAGCTCGATGCCGCCAAGCAGGAAGCCTCCCGGGGCGATCTCAATCCCGAGACCCTCAACCGGACGATCGACCGAGCGCTCGCCTCCATCGACGAGGCCGTCCGGCAGATCCGCCAGATCGTGCACAATCTGCGCGAGCCGGATCAAGCGGTGGCGCTCGTCGAGCGCATCCGAAGAGAGGCCTCCCTCACCCGCTCCCTCCTGGGCTTCGCGCCCTCGCTCCTCATCACCCTCGACGGCTCCCCCATCAATGAGGCGGAGGATTCGGAGGGGTCGAAGATCGAGCAGATCGACGCGAGGATCGACCTCGACCTGGGCGATGACATCGTCGCCGTCGTGCGCGAGGGCCTGTCGAACATCGCACGCCACGCGCACGCCACCGCGGCCGCCGTCACCGTCGATGTCCTCGGAATCGGCGAGGCCGGATCGATCACCATCACGATCGCAGACGACGGTCGGGGAATCGACCCGGACCGGACCCGGAACTCCGGTCTGGCGAATATGAAGGAGCGGGCGCGCAGGCATGGAGGGGATTTCTCCCTCGCTTCGGGGATCGGCGGACTGGGCGCGCAGATCTCATGGAGCGCTCCCCTGGGGTGA
- the cydD gene encoding thiol reductant ABC exporter subunit CydD has translation MRHNRRVRPFDPRLLSYARSARGAILATAALGTLIALAIIAQALLISSSLSPVIEGGRSLSDVLPLIGVLALVVLARGLLTAARESVAQRGADHAIRDLREEVLAASEELGPRWRALHGAQTATLLTRGLDDLGPYFVKFLPQLVLTCTATPLALAVMLYLDPWSGLIAALVVPLIPIFMILIGRFTQESSTAKLQAMEQLGAQLLDLMAGLPTLRGLGRQDGPRTHLEKLGKENTRTTMATLRVAFLSGAVLEFLATISVALVAVEVGMRLVYGNISLAAGLAVIMLAPEVFEPLRQVGAQFHASANGVAAADAAFTIIELPRPDSPRAKHAKGLKAPDPSTTTIRIDGLSVAARGTWAPACLDASIEPGTITVLVGRSGAGKTTTVLTILGLLAPTRGRILLTPVGGAPVDLSEVDLVDWWSRISWVPQSPTIIPGTILENFSRPALDEELRAAARQTGFDQVVASLELGWDARIGVGGTGLSVGQRQRLALTRALVDDSPLVVLDEPTAHLDAVSQDDIARALDALKSQGKTVLIIAHRSALIALADRTITIESRHATAEDLLEYPILGEIPAGPHSFDVDLPGLLDDSMLLDDAGRNE, from the coding sequence ATGAGGCACAATAGACGGGTGCGCCCCTTCGACCCACGACTCCTCTCCTACGCCCGTTCAGCCAGAGGAGCGATTCTCGCGACCGCCGCCCTGGGCACCCTCATCGCCCTCGCCATCATCGCGCAAGCCCTCCTCATCTCCTCATCCCTTTCACCGGTGATCGAAGGCGGGCGCTCCCTGAGCGATGTCCTTCCCCTCATCGGCGTCCTCGCCCTCGTCGTCCTGGCCCGGGGCCTGCTCACCGCCGCCCGCGAATCCGTCGCGCAGCGCGGCGCCGACCACGCGATCCGCGACCTGCGCGAAGAAGTCCTCGCCGCCTCGGAGGAACTCGGCCCCCGCTGGCGCGCACTCCACGGCGCGCAAACCGCCACCCTGCTCACACGCGGCCTCGACGATCTCGGCCCCTACTTCGTCAAGTTCCTCCCCCAGCTCGTCCTCACCTGCACGGCGACGCCGCTCGCCCTCGCGGTGATGCTCTACCTCGATCCCTGGTCGGGACTCATCGCAGCCCTCGTCGTCCCGCTGATCCCGATCTTCATGATCCTCATCGGCCGATTCACCCAGGAGTCGTCCACCGCGAAGCTCCAGGCGATGGAGCAGCTCGGCGCGCAGCTCCTCGACCTCATGGCGGGCCTGCCCACCCTGCGCGGCCTCGGCCGTCAGGACGGTCCCCGCACCCACCTGGAGAAGCTCGGCAAGGAGAACACGCGGACCACGATGGCGACTCTGCGCGTGGCGTTCCTCTCCGGCGCCGTCCTCGAATTCCTCGCCACGATCTCGGTCGCCCTCGTCGCCGTCGAAGTCGGCATGCGCCTCGTCTACGGCAACATCTCCCTGGCGGCCGGACTGGCCGTCATCATGCTCGCCCCCGAGGTCTTCGAGCCCCTGCGCCAAGTCGGCGCCCAGTTCCACGCCTCCGCCAACGGGGTCGCCGCAGCCGATGCCGCATTCACGATCATCGAGCTCCCCCGGCCCGACTCCCCCCGCGCCAAGCACGCGAAGGGCCTCAAGGCCCCCGACCCGTCGACGACCACTATCAGGATCGACGGCCTGAGCGTCGCCGCGCGCGGGACCTGGGCTCCGGCCTGCCTCGACGCATCGATCGAACCGGGAACGATCACCGTCCTCGTCGGGCGCTCCGGAGCGGGGAAGACCACGACGGTCCTCACGATCCTCGGTCTGCTCGCCCCCACCCGCGGACGGATCCTCCTGACGCCCGTCGGCGGCGCCCCCGTCGATCTGTCCGAAGTCGACCTCGTCGACTGGTGGTCCCGCATCTCATGGGTGCCGCAGAGCCCCACGATCATTCCCGGCACCATCCTGGAGAACTTCTCACGCCCCGCCCTCGACGAGGAGCTCCGGGCGGCCGCCCGGCAGACCGGCTTCGACCAGGTCGTCGCCTCCCTCGAACTGGGATGGGACGCGCGCATCGGCGTCGGAGGAACAGGCCTGTCGGTCGGACAGCGCCAGCGGCTCGCCCTCACGCGCGCCCTCGTCGACGACAGCCCCCTCGTCGTCCTCGACGAACCCACCGCCCACCTCGACGCCGTCAGCCAGGACGACATCGCCCGCGCCCTCGATGCGCTCAAATCGCAGGGCAAGACGGTCCTCATCATCGCCCACCGATCGGCCCTCATCGCACTCGCGGACCGCACGATCACGATCGAATCGCGTCACGCCACCGCCGAGGACCTCCTCGAGTACCCGATTCTCGGCGAGATCCCCGCCGGCCCGCACTCCTTCGACGTCGACCTGCCCGGGCTGCTCGACGACTCCATGCTCCTCGACGACGCCGGGAGGAACGAATGA
- the cydB gene encoding cytochrome d ubiquinol oxidase subunit II, producing the protein MTLSILWFVLIAVLWTAYLVTEGFDFGVGALLKIVAKNDEERTQTVRTIGPHWDGNEVWLLTAGGATFAAFPEWYATMFSGMYLALFLILFALIIRISAFEWRSKIATEKWRNTWDVLHSVCAWLVPILLGVAFANFIQGMKIEVVDAAGQVIAPDMAEGSLAVAAHQLTGGFFSLLTPYTILGGLTVLAVCLAHGAQFLALKTEGDVRERANGLAAPLTVLATVLAAAFLLWGQFAYTTNVLAWIPLLVAALAIIASAAFSQKALRREGLSFVFSIVAIAGTVSWIFSAMAPNVMKSSIDPAYSLTIAQASSSQPTLTVMTVVALCFVPIVLAYTAWSYWVFRKRVSVNDVDHNTGLLPKQIRLGENFLAG; encoded by the coding sequence ATGACACTGTCGATCCTCTGGTTCGTTCTCATCGCCGTCCTGTGGACGGCCTACCTCGTCACCGAGGGCTTCGACTTCGGCGTCGGCGCCCTGCTCAAGATCGTCGCGAAGAACGACGAAGAGCGCACTCAGACCGTGCGCACCATCGGCCCGCACTGGGACGGCAACGAGGTCTGGCTCCTCACCGCCGGCGGCGCGACCTTCGCCGCCTTCCCCGAGTGGTACGCCACGATGTTCTCGGGCATGTACCTCGCCCTCTTCCTCATCCTCTTCGCGCTCATCATCCGCATCTCCGCATTCGAATGGCGCTCGAAGATCGCGACTGAGAAGTGGCGCAACACCTGGGACGTCCTCCACTCGGTCTGCGCCTGGCTCGTCCCGATCCTCCTCGGCGTCGCATTCGCGAACTTCATCCAGGGCATGAAGATCGAGGTCGTCGACGCGGCGGGACAGGTCATCGCCCCCGACATGGCGGAGGGCTCCCTCGCCGTCGCCGCCCACCAGCTCACCGGCGGTTTCTTCTCCCTCCTCACGCCGTACACGATCCTCGGAGGCCTCACGGTCCTCGCGGTCTGCCTCGCGCACGGCGCGCAGTTCCTCGCGCTCAAGACCGAAGGCGACGTCCGTGAGCGCGCAAACGGCCTCGCCGCCCCGCTCACGGTCCTCGCGACGGTCCTCGCAGCGGCCTTCCTCCTGTGGGGCCAGTTCGCCTACACGACGAACGTCCTCGCATGGATCCCGCTCCTGGTCGCGGCCCTCGCGATCATCGCCTCGGCCGCCTTCTCCCAGAAGGCTCTGCGACGCGAAGGCCTCTCCTTCGTGTTCTCGATCGTCGCGATCGCCGGTACGGTCTCCTGGATCTTCTCGGCGATGGCCCCGAACGTCATGAAGTCGTCGATCGACCCGGCCTACTCGCTCACCATCGCGCAGGCCTCGTCGTCCCAGCCGACCCTCACCGTCATGACGGTCGTCGCGCTCTGCTTCGTCCCGATCGTCCTGGCCTACACGGCGTGGTCGTACTGGGTCTTCCGCAAGCGCGTCTCCGTGAACGACGTCGACCACAACACGGGCCTCCTGCCCAAGCAGATCCGCCTCGGCGAGAACTTCCTCGCTGGCTGA
- the cydC gene encoding thiol reductant ABC exporter subunit CydC, translating to MKILTDPERAALRRIIPLLEVDKKGFALSVLLGSGALGAAIALSATAAWLIARASEHPPVLFLTVAAVSVRLFGVSRAVLRYCQRLASHRVALEGMDSLRQNLYRILSMQRIDTLTSIKRGDLLARTGRDVDDVGDLVVKTFLPVIVAAVVALGTVIGIGLVSPASGLVLALSLLISGALAPLLSSRAARIAQIDTTEARTQLAAHTLALLEGASELQVAGRIDEVRSAIADSESRLVDASNRAARLAALAAGIDRAAMGVAVVAALLIGIPSTSGGLVAPVMLAVLVLTPLASFEGTAELAPAMVQLVRSANAAARIDELLAHDAPVGTHPVPASTAPTLSARGLAIGWPEGPVLAEGIDLDLEPGRSLALVGPSGIGKTTLAFTLAGLIPAKAGAVTIGGTDVWAAERTDLSRLLTVTAEDAHVFASTVLENLRVANGALSEDEAEALLRRAGLEQWIDALPAGVHTPIGSQGTTVSGGERRRLLIARALASPAPLLILDEAGEHLDASTADALIADVLSDAERGILLISHRLSALENADEIIVLGPGPDGPARILDRGAHAELAERSAPYRWALAQEDEQ from the coding sequence ATGAAGATCCTCACCGATCCGGAACGCGCAGCACTCCGCCGCATCATCCCCCTGCTCGAGGTCGACAAGAAGGGCTTCGCCCTCTCCGTGCTCCTCGGATCGGGCGCCCTCGGCGCCGCGATCGCCCTGTCGGCGACCGCCGCATGGCTCATCGCCCGGGCCTCCGAGCACCCGCCGGTCCTCTTCCTCACCGTCGCCGCCGTGTCCGTCCGGCTCTTCGGGGTGTCGAGGGCGGTGCTGCGCTACTGCCAGCGACTCGCGAGCCACAGGGTCGCCCTCGAAGGAATGGACTCGCTCCGGCAGAACCTCTACCGGATCCTCTCGATGCAGCGGATCGACACCCTCACCTCGATCAAGCGCGGCGATCTGCTCGCACGCACCGGCCGCGACGTTGACGACGTCGGCGACCTCGTCGTCAAGACCTTCCTCCCCGTGATCGTCGCCGCCGTCGTGGCGCTCGGGACCGTCATCGGCATCGGGCTCGTCTCCCCCGCGAGCGGACTCGTCCTCGCCCTCAGCCTCTTGATCTCGGGAGCGCTCGCCCCCCTGCTCTCCTCCCGCGCCGCGAGGATCGCCCAGATCGACACGACCGAGGCGCGCACGCAGCTCGCGGCTCACACCCTCGCCCTGCTCGAAGGCGCCTCGGAACTGCAAGTCGCAGGGCGCATCGATGAAGTGCGCTCCGCGATCGCGGACAGCGAATCCCGTCTCGTCGACGCCTCGAACCGGGCGGCACGACTCGCAGCGCTCGCCGCCGGGATCGACCGCGCCGCGATGGGCGTCGCCGTCGTCGCGGCCCTCCTCATCGGCATCCCCTCGACAAGCGGCGGGCTCGTCGCGCCCGTCATGCTGGCGGTGCTCGTCCTCACGCCCCTCGCCTCCTTCGAAGGCACCGCGGAACTCGCACCCGCGATGGTTCAACTCGTGCGCTCGGCCAACGCGGCCGCCCGCATCGACGAGCTCCTCGCCCACGACGCCCCCGTCGGTACTCACCCGGTCCCGGCTTCCACCGCGCCGACGCTGTCGGCCCGCGGGCTCGCCATCGGATGGCCCGAGGGCCCGGTCCTCGCCGAGGGGATCGACCTCGACCTCGAGCCCGGGCGCTCTCTCGCCCTCGTCGGCCCCTCCGGAATCGGCAAGACGACCCTCGCGTTCACTCTCGCGGGCCTCATCCCCGCCAAGGCGGGCGCGGTCACGATCGGGGGCACCGATGTCTGGGCGGCCGAGCGGACGGACCTCTCCCGCCTCCTCACCGTCACCGCAGAGGACGCCCACGTCTTCGCCTCGACGGTCCTGGAGAACCTGCGGGTCGCGAACGGCGCCCTCAGCGAGGATGAAGCCGAGGCGCTGCTGCGCCGAGCCGGCCTGGAGCAGTGGATCGATGCGCTGCCCGCAGGCGTGCACACGCCGATCGGATCGCAGGGCACGACGGTGTCCGGCGGCGAACGCCGGCGCCTCCTCATCGCACGCGCCCTCGCCTCCCCCGCTCCTCTCCTCATCCTCGACGAGGCGGGCGAACACCTCGACGCCTCGACCGCCGACGCCCTCATCGCCGATGTCCTCTCCGACGCCGAGCGCGGCATCCTCCTCATCTCGCACCGGCTCTCGGCCCTCGAGAACGCCGATGAGATCATCGTGCTCGGCCCCGGGCCCGACGGGCCCGCGCGTATCCTCGACCGAGGGGCTCACGCCGAGCTCGCCGAACGATCCGCGCCCTACCGATGGGCCCTCGCCCAGGAGGACGAGCAATGA